Proteins encoded in a region of the Melospiza georgiana isolate bMelGeo1 chromosome 2, bMelGeo1.pri, whole genome shotgun sequence genome:
- the LOC131096956 gene encoding LOW QUALITY PROTEIN: cystathionine beta-synthase-like (The sequence of the model RefSeq protein was modified relative to this genomic sequence to represent the inferred CDS: deleted 1 base in 1 codon): MSSSGGDEHWEAKESPAPSSVEATRESQHRPRAVLPGCCRETPTRRVKEQASSRRMAEMELGKKCPLVNGRGANGQDSTWILPNLPSKCTWTATTPASKSPHSCVPLTEEKKILPNILKKIGCTPMVQINKIGKSYGLKCELLAKCEYFNAGGSVKDRISLRMVEDAERAGIIKPGDTLIEPTSGNTGIGLALVAALKGYRCIIVLPEKMSMEKVDILKALGAEIVRTPCTRFDAPESNVRVAWKLKSQIPNSHILDQYRNPSNPLAHYDTTAEEILEQCEGKVHMVVIGSGTGGTITGVARKLKEKCPECKIVGVDPDGSIVALPSEMNKTNTTTIEVEGIGHDFIPTVLDRSVVDQWYKSNDRDSFLMSRRLIREEGLLCGGSSGSAMSVAVRAARELQEGQRCVVILPDSVRNYMSKFVNDQWMIKNGFLNDAQEHKPWWWDIKVQKLNLSAPLILLPEVSCQKAIEILQEKGYDQAPVVAESGLILGMVTLSNTLSSVQDGNVELSDPVTKVTYDQFSKVGLEDSLGKLSCLLENDHFAIVVHEQMQLSGNGSSSRKQTVLGVVTAMDLLTFASSNDKK; encoded by the exons ATGAGCAGCAGTGGTGGGGACGAGCACTGGGAGGCAAA GGagagcccagccccatccagcgTGGAAGCCACCAGGGAATCACAGCACAGACCTCGGGctgtcctgccaggctgctgcagagaaacTCCCACCAGGAGGGTG AAGGAGCAGGcaagcagcaggaggatggcAGAAATG gagctgggTAAGAAGTGCCCCCTGGTGAATGGCAGGGGTGCCAATGGGCAGGACAGCACCTGGATCCTCCCCAACTTGCCCAGTAAGTGCACATGGACAGCCACAACTCCTGCCAGCAAGTCTCCACACTCCTGTGTTCCCTT gacagaagaaaagaagatcTTGCCCAATATACTCAAGAAAATTGGCTGCACCCCAATGGTCCAAATCAACAAGATTGGGAAGTCCTATGGGCTCAAGTGTGAGCTCT tgGCAAAATGTGAGTACTTCAATGCTGGGGGCAGCGTGAAGGACCGCATCAGCCTCAGGATGGTGGAGGATGCAGAGAGAGCTGGGATCATCAAACCAGGAGACACCCTGATTGAACCCACTTCAGGAAACACag GGATCGGGCTGGCACTGGTGGCTGCACTCAAGGGTTACCGCTGCATCATCGTCCTGCCAGAGAAAATGAGTATGGAGAAG GTCGATATCCTGAAGGCCCTGGGTGCTGAAATTGTCAGGACACCGTGCACTCGCTTTGATGCCCCCGAGTCCAACGTCCGCGTGGCCTGGAAGCTGAAAAGTCAAATCCCAAACTCTCACATCCTGGACCAG TACAGAAACCCCAGCAACCCCCTGGCTCACTACGACACCACGGCCGAGGAGATCCTGGAGCAGTGTGAAG GCAAGGTGCACATGGTGGTGATTGGGTCTGGCACGGGAGGAACCATCACTGGTGTGGCCAGGAAGCTGAAGGAGAAGTGCCCAGAGTGCAAG ATTGTTGGTGTGGACCCTGATGGCTCCATCGTTGCCCTGCCCAGCGAGATGAACAAAACCAACACCACAACCATCGAGGTGGAGGGCATTGGGCACGACTTCATCCCCACTGTCCTCGACAGATCC GTGGTGGATCAGTGGTACAAAAGCAACGACAGAGACTCGTTCCTCATGTCCCGCAGGCTGATCAGAGAGGAGGGCTTGTTGTGTG gtggcAGCTCGGGCAGTGCCAtgtctgtggctgtgagagctgccagggagctgcaggagggccAGCGCTGCGTTGTCATCCTGCCCGACTCCGTCCGCAACTACAT GTCCAAATTTGTGAATGATCAGTGGATGATAAAAAATGGGTTCCTAAATGACGCCCAGGAGCACAAGCCTTG GTGGTGGGACATCAAGGTGCAGAAACTGAATCTCTCGGCCCCTCTCATCCTCCTCCCAGAGGTCAGCTGCCAAAAGGCAATTGAGATCCTCCAGGAGAAGGGATATGATCAAGCTCCTGTTGTTGCTGAGTCAGG GCTTATTTTGGGAATGGTGACCCTCAGCAACACCCTGAGCTCCGTGCAGGATGGAAATGTGGAGTTGTCAGACCCTGTCACCAAGGTCACCTACGACCAGTTCTCCAAG GTCGGCCTGGAGGACAGCCTTGGGAAGCTTTCCTGCCTCCTGGAGAACGACCACTTTGCCATCGTTGTGCACGAGCAGATGCAGT TGAGTGGGAatggcagctcctccaggaagCAGACGGTGCTCGGCGTGGTCACAGCCATGGATCTCCTCACCTTTGCCAGCAGCAATGACAAGAAatag